A window from Triticum aestivum cultivar Chinese Spring chromosome 6D, IWGSC CS RefSeq v2.1, whole genome shotgun sequence encodes these proteins:
- the LOC123140719 gene encoding uncharacterized protein, whose amino-acid sequence MERTRWAGLAPDVARDIAGRLHDAADFVRFHAVCKPWRDSRDAQPPLFRTPTNQLLPWLLAVPDDDSTPIYFRCIFSKSSYRTQRPRPLFTTRRIWVCNADATAVRYLTVEHLCPSLHDPLTGEVTQMACFPYNFLDEWDKDNREGVLYADGTILLYNILYDVGIYGNRAIFKAALLRSGDTKWMLVERTLDNPREHGEFCAAYHGGRILVIVRSSLCRVITPEVNVAGDILVPRTCGDYKFSYNYILESRGELLWVSVYTKIPEGIGLFRPLSVFVHALEEEASKPGKMTWVRKDDSCLADRVLFLGSPCSLAIDASRLGIKGGCAFFNYYTRLALQRKQFCMYKYNLMNDKTEFVERLPKGWDEGKCSWIIPQPPISPIQEITKKAPERKQQQQEPAPLTDPTRVIHILRHREPRFRVLVRNLPLTVDSSQLEVLFSKYGKVSNAKVLYNKKTGRSRGFGFVTMSTAHAHLIDALDAFSGMLLDDHILDVIFDEEKRPRCRRRPRQRLLPSWQIQIV is encoded by the exons ATGGAGCGGACGCGTTGGGCGGGCCTGGCGCCGGACGTGGCCCGTGACATCGCCGGACGGCTGCACGACGCTGCCGACTTCGTCCGCTTCCATGCCGTGTGCAAGCCATGGCGTGACTCGCGGGACGCGCAGCCGCCGCTGTTTCGGACACCGACGAACCAGTTGCTGCCGTGGCTCCTCGCGGTTCCCGACGATGACTCAACCCCAATCTACTTTAGATGCATCTTCTCCAAGTCCAGCTATCGCACACAGCGGCCACGACCGCTATTCACGACCCGAAGGATCTGGGTGTGCAACGCAGACGCCACCGCCGTTCGGTACCTCACGGTCGAACACCTCTGCCCTAGCCTTCATGACCCCCTCACGGGAGAAGTCACCCAGATGGCTTGTTTCCCGTATAACTTCCTCGACGAGTGGGACAAGGACAATCGCGAAGGTGTCCTCTATGCCGATGGTACCATCCTACTATATAACATCCTCTATGACGTTGGCATATATGGCAACAGGGCCATCTTCAAGGCAGCACTCCTACGCTCCGGTGATACAAAGTGGATGCTCGTCGAAAGAACCCTTGACAACCCCCGTGAGCACGGTGAGTTCTGTGCCGCGTACCACGGCGGGAGGATCCTGGTCATAGTGAGGTCTAGCCTCTGTCGCGTCATCACACCAGAGGTCAATGTCGCCGGCGACATTCTAGTCCCAAGGACGTGCGGTGACTATAAGTTCTCCTACAACTACATCTTGGAGTCCCGCGGCGAGCTACTATGGGTGTCGGTTTATACCAAGATCCCGGAAGGCATAGGTCTATTTCGGCCGCTCTCGGTGTTTGTGCATGCTCTAGAGGAGGAGGCGTCGAAACCGGGGAAGATGACGTGGGTGAGAAAAGATGATAGTTGTCTGGCCGACCGTGTGCTGTTTTTAGGGTCACCTTGTAGCTTGGCCATAGACGCCTCGCGACTCGGTATCAAAGGCGGGTGCGCCTTCTTCAACTACTATACTAGGTTAGCCTTGCAGCGTAAGCAGTTTTGCATGTACAAGTACAATCTTATGAACGATAAGACCGAGTTCGTCGAGCGGCTGCCAAAAGGATGGGATGAAGGCAAGTGCTCGTGGATCATCCCCCAACCCCCTATTTCTCCAATTCAG GAAATCACTAAGAAGGCTCCAGAACGAAAGCAGCAACAACAAGAGCCAGCTCCGCTTACTGATCCAACACGTGTTATTCACATATTGAGACATCGTGAGCCTCGTTTCAGGGTTTTAGTGCGTAATCTGCCTCTCACGGTGGATAGCTCTCAACTGGAAGTTTTGTTCAGCAAGTACGGCAAAGTCTCAAACGCCAAGGTACTCTACAACAAGAAGACAGGGCGTTCCCGCGGTTTCGGTTTCGTAACCATGTCGACGGCACATGCTCATCTGATCGATGCTCTAGATGCTTTCAGTGGAATGCTTTTGGATGATCACATCCTTGATGTTATCTTTGACGAGGAGAAACGGCCACGGTGTCGCCGCCGGCCGCGACAGCGGCTTCTTCCATCTTGGCAGATACAAATAGTATGA